One stretch of Thermoplasmata archaeon DNA includes these proteins:
- the coaT gene encoding choice-of-anchor T family protein encodes MERGSRLVCALAALLLFLPPVSEGSRAGDLPDLSVSPEGIAFIVNGEKANLSIAGLPVMLSITVRNAGPGSSEGGFVLITIDGSPAANLSLNTTLSPSAPLNVTTVEWLWNGTAPAGSHTVRVEVNDTAGDADPSNNAAVVVFRTITEPVVKVYLDRALAEAEVSESAQGNVRLTGCVNVKSEEGVRLMIQMTASTDTGWPTSVSPLEAVFDSSGTRAFEALVVVPQATPASIIGTLTLQARGRGDGFVTGVASQTAKIIVRPYFRVGMEASPPHSEAAPGGEAEFYLKIWNQGNSVDSFDLAVENLRELVRDGWLVMLSSQGAYHVAPGECGTVKVTVRAPERSSLYTDETAIIRLHVTSQGAAARNESVSASDIVYVHERGYNQPAVAFLALAVVLVLALAVGYILVWWRRRGEER; translated from the coding sequence ATGGAGAGAGGATCGCGCCTTGTGTGTGCCCTCGCCGCTCTGCTTCTTTTCCTTCCTCCGGTCTCAGAGGGATCGCGGGCCGGTGACCTGCCGGACCTCTCCGTTTCTCCGGAGGGCATCGCGTTCATCGTTAATGGCGAGAAGGCAAACCTGAGCATCGCGGGGCTGCCCGTCATGCTCAGCATTACCGTCCGGAACGCCGGCCCCGGGAGCTCTGAGGGGGGGTTCGTCCTCATCACAATCGACGGCTCGCCCGCCGCAAATCTCTCCCTCAACACCACCCTCTCCCCCTCGGCGCCGCTCAACGTCACAACCGTCGAGTGGCTCTGGAACGGCACGGCCCCCGCCGGGAGCCACACCGTGCGCGTCGAGGTCAACGACACCGCGGGCGACGCGGACCCGTCAAACAACGCGGCCGTGGTCGTTTTCAGGACCATAACAGAGCCCGTTGTGAAAGTCTACCTGGACCGGGCGCTCGCGGAGGCCGAGGTCTCGGAGTCGGCGCAGGGCAATGTGAGGCTCACAGGGTGCGTGAACGTGAAGAGCGAGGAAGGGGTCAGGCTGATGATTCAGATGACCGCGAGCACGGACACCGGCTGGCCCACCTCGGTGAGCCCCTTGGAGGCGGTGTTCGATTCTTCCGGAACGAGGGCCTTCGAGGCGCTCGTCGTCGTCCCGCAGGCCACCCCGGCCAGCATCATCGGAACCCTCACGCTCCAGGCCCGGGGGAGAGGGGACGGCTTTGTTACTGGAGTTGCGAGTCAGACCGCCAAAATCATCGTAAGGCCATACTTCAGGGTGGGTATGGAGGCCTCGCCCCCTCACAGCGAGGCCGCGCCGGGCGGGGAGGCGGAGTTCTATTTGAAGATATGGAACCAGGGCAACTCGGTGGACTCCTTCGACCTCGCGGTCGAGAATCTGAGGGAGCTGGTCAGGGACGGGTGGCTGGTGATGCTGAGCAGCCAGGGCGCCTATCACGTCGCTCCGGGCGAGTGTGGAACCGTGAAGGTGACGGTCAGGGCGCCGGAGCGCTCTTCCCTCTACACGGACGAGACCGCGATAATCAGGCTGCACGTTACATCGCAGGGCGCCGCCGCACGGAACGAGAGCGTGAGCGCCTCCGATATCGTCTATGTGCACGAGCGCGGCTACAATCAGCCGGCGGTCGCGTTTCTGGCGCTCGCGGTGGTTCTGGTTCTCGCGCTCGCCGTGGGATACATCCTCGTATGGTGGCGCAGACGCGGGGAGGAGAGATAA
- a CDS encoding right-handed parallel beta-helix repeat-containing protein, which translates to MPKSPRALLFAAVALMLVPPLLPASEGGAGSGRATPPPSPGDWLVNDTTILTGEDIVLKGNLTVGPSGSLTLTCCTLTLDCSYPGEFGVSVLAGGELILRQSTLQSSNVSRGFLFTAHRGSLIEISRSTVRHAGVGKSADGSLSGLRVLTPYTTIHNTTFERCYQCLHVRDTTLRLTDCELRDSEEGVAAFNSTLIVSRCTFRDINSTAILASDRSALSVSFSNFTGNRKFGIYVSRSTLDARRNTFTGNYNAIWAEYSSSAVSENSTMLNNTYRGVGLMSCASTRVSDHVITGTQIYPIEVRSTRALLENITLSRGLLDIYLTDRAYVECVNCTVRPTNISVGDAHSRLNVSWFLGASVVWWSSDGPVQGAEVRAYNASGALAFQGVTDAQGRLSFGKALEYTYARDFRLYYGPYKVVASRGGRSGYAFSSPDRSLDVLIKLDDIGPVVRVEAPENGTHLPTREFELRGTAWDNETSVTLVEYRTGSGAWKSAKGTSFWNATLNLSDGTHTVQVRAWDATNNTGLASLTVTVDTKPPMLCVTAPASGNVTRNSETLMLGYTEAGASVTVNGAQVAVDNRSGAFNTTLRLTEGDNVFLVEARDRAGNRARVTVVVRLDTMILPFEVYPLNGTFTNQTNLTIFGAIEENTTLKVCTVDDETNLTWNELAINVTGRNFSLEYPLRNGTSHLRVSAWDRYGNNATADIYVTLDTSPPLINLSSPPSQLYYTRERRLVFAGVVERGASLTLNGKPVLVEEGNFSKPVTLDLGENVFVITASDAAGNTRVLVYRVVLDRERPFLNVTSPKNGARTTASKVLVKGFTEQCATVIVNGKPARVDASGAFKKEVALREGNNTIEIVAYDLAGNPSRVQRLVVRERQRPILSELEFGAVIALALVLVFVGVVAWDTKRTTGKWGLKRPTWLRVPDRLRALIPKPTFGREEYEAGAGAVQAAARREGAEPEKDRGAAEEALQAPLAGAKAAAGAGVGGGPGPAPPTKPAQPPQPTKLGEEYRISEKPVPEPFKPLPPPTEVPVPVPDTAPTGATPSPPPASGAPTAGASTAAGPAPSGAGGAGGAAPATATTGPSAPASPPSPSQPPGAPLQPPKPEPRPEELDPLAEILGTPTKKL; encoded by the coding sequence ATGCCGAAGTCCCCGAGAGCTCTTTTGTTCGCGGCTGTGGCCCTCATGCTGGTCCCTCCGCTACTCCCCGCGTCCGAAGGGGGCGCGGGGAGCGGCCGCGCCACCCCTCCCCCTTCCCCCGGCGACTGGCTCGTAAATGATACCACCATTCTGACTGGGGAGGATATCGTCCTTAAGGGCAACCTGACTGTCGGCCCCTCCGGCTCCTTGACTTTGACTTGCTGCACCCTCACCCTCGACTGCTCCTACCCCGGCGAGTTCGGAGTCAGCGTGCTCGCCGGGGGTGAGCTGATTCTCAGGCAGTCCACGCTGCAGTCGTCCAATGTTTCGAGGGGCTTCCTGTTCACGGCGCACCGGGGCTCCCTCATCGAGATATCACGCAGCACCGTGCGCCACGCGGGCGTCGGGAAAAGCGCCGACGGAAGTCTGAGCGGCCTGAGGGTTCTCACGCCCTACACCACCATCCACAACACCACATTCGAGCGCTGCTATCAGTGCCTCCACGTCCGCGACACGACGCTGAGGCTCACGGACTGCGAGCTCAGGGACAGCGAGGAAGGCGTCGCCGCCTTCAACTCCACCCTGATTGTCTCGCGCTGCACCTTCAGGGATATCAACAGCACCGCGATTCTGGCGAGCGACCGCTCCGCGCTCAGCGTCTCCTTCTCGAATTTCACCGGGAACCGGAAGTTCGGGATATACGTCAGCCGCTCCACGCTCGACGCGAGGCGCAACACATTCACCGGGAACTACAACGCGATATGGGCGGAGTACTCCTCTTCGGCAGTCTCGGAGAACAGCACGATGCTGAACAACACCTACAGGGGCGTCGGTCTCATGAGCTGCGCGAGCACCCGCGTGTCGGACCACGTCATCACGGGCACCCAGATCTATCCCATCGAGGTCCGCTCGACCCGCGCGCTTCTCGAGAACATCACCCTGAGCAGGGGCCTCCTCGACATCTACCTCACCGACAGGGCATATGTGGAGTGCGTGAACTGCACCGTGCGCCCGACGAACATTTCCGTCGGCGACGCCCACAGCCGGCTGAACGTCTCCTGGTTCCTCGGGGCGAGTGTGGTCTGGTGGTCTAGCGATGGGCCGGTGCAGGGGGCGGAGGTCAGGGCCTACAACGCCTCCGGAGCGTTGGCATTCCAGGGCGTGACGGACGCGCAGGGCCGCCTTTCCTTCGGGAAGGCGCTCGAGTACACATACGCCCGTGACTTCAGGCTCTACTACGGCCCCTACAAGGTCGTTGCTAGCAGGGGGGGCCGGAGCGGGTACGCGTTCTCCAGCCCCGACCGCTCGCTGGATGTCCTGATAAAACTGGACGACATCGGACCCGTCGTCAGGGTTGAGGCCCCCGAGAACGGAACCCATCTGCCGACCCGCGAGTTCGAGCTCAGGGGGACCGCCTGGGACAACGAGACCTCGGTGACGCTTGTCGAGTACAGGACGGGCAGCGGCGCCTGGAAGAGCGCAAAGGGCACCTCTTTCTGGAACGCAACCCTCAACCTGAGCGACGGAACACATACGGTTCAGGTTAGGGCCTGGGACGCGACAAACAACACCGGTCTCGCCTCGCTCACCGTCACCGTGGACACAAAGCCCCCGATGCTCTGCGTGACCGCGCCGGCGAGCGGCAACGTGACGAGGAATTCGGAAACGCTGATGCTCGGGTACACCGAGGCCGGCGCATCTGTCACGGTGAATGGAGCACAGGTGGCCGTGGACAACCGCTCCGGCGCCTTCAACACCACTCTGAGGCTGACAGAGGGCGACAACGTTTTTCTGGTCGAGGCAAGGGACAGGGCCGGGAACAGGGCTCGTGTGACCGTTGTCGTCCGTCTCGACACGATGATACTCCCGTTCGAGGTCTACCCCCTCAACGGCACCTTCACAAACCAGACCAATCTGACGATCTTCGGGGCGATTGAGGAGAACACCACTCTCAAGGTTTGCACGGTGGACGACGAGACCAACCTCACTTGGAACGAGCTCGCCATCAACGTCACCGGCCGGAATTTCTCGCTCGAGTACCCCCTTCGGAATGGAACCAGCCACCTGCGCGTATCGGCCTGGGACCGGTACGGCAACAACGCCACAGCCGACATCTATGTAACTCTCGACACCTCCCCGCCCCTCATAAATCTCAGCTCGCCACCATCTCAGCTCTATTACACGAGGGAGAGGAGGCTTGTCTTCGCGGGCGTGGTCGAGAGGGGGGCTTCGCTCACCCTGAACGGCAAGCCCGTGCTCGTCGAGGAGGGAAACTTCAGCAAGCCCGTCACCCTCGACCTCGGGGAGAATGTTTTCGTGATCACCGCCAGCGACGCTGCCGGAAACACGAGGGTGCTTGTGTACAGGGTCGTTCTCGACAGGGAGAGGCCATTCCTCAATGTGACGAGCCCGAAGAACGGTGCCAGAACCACCGCTTCTAAGGTGCTGGTGAAGGGCTTCACGGAGCAGTGCGCCACGGTTATTGTTAACGGAAAGCCGGCCCGGGTGGACGCCTCTGGCGCCTTTAAAAAGGAGGTGGCCCTGCGGGAGGGCAACAACACAATCGAGATAGTCGCCTACGACCTCGCAGGAAACCCCTCCAGGGTCCAGAGGCTCGTGGTCAGGGAGAGGCAGAGGCCCATCCTCTCGGAGCTCGAGTTTGGGGCCGTGATCGCGCTTGCGCTTGTTCTGGTATTCGTGGGGGTCGTCGCCTGGGACACGAAGAGAACGACGGGAAAGTGGGGTCTGAAGCGCCCCACATGGCTCAGAGTGCCGGACAGGCTGAGGGCATTGATTCCGAAGCCGACATTCGGGAGGGAGGAGTATGAGGCTGGCGCTGGTGCAGTTCAGGCCGCTGCTCGGAGAGAAGGAGCGGAACCTGAGAAGGATAGAGGAGCTGCTGAGGAGGCACTGCAGGCTCCGCTGGCGGGGGCCAAGGCGGCAGCCGGGGCAGGAGTTGGCGGGGGACCGGGGCCAGCGCCTCCCACCAAACCCGCCCAGCCGCCCCAACCCACCAAGCTCGGCGAGGAATACAGAATTTCAGAGAAGCCAGTACCCGAGCCATTCAAGCCCCTGCCCCCGCCCACCGAGGTTCCCGTGCCCGTCCCCGACACCGCACCCACTGGAGCCACCCCATCGCCCCCTCCCGCCAGCGGGGCCCCTACCGCTGGAGCTTCAACCGCCGCAGGCCCAGCTCCCAGTGGTGCGGGTGGGGCCGGAGGCGCCGCCCCCGCTACGGCAACGACGGGTCCCAGCGCCCCCGCATCCCCTCCCTCTCCTTCACAGCCCCCAGGAGCTCCACTCCAGCCTCCGAAGCCGGAGCCGAGGCCCGAGGAGCTCGACCCCCTCGCGGAGATTCTCGGCACACCCACGAAAAAGCTATGA
- the cca gene encoding CCA tRNA nucleotidyltransferase, translating to MHGIERRVLRMVTPSPEEQSRIEAAARGLVERVRLAAAELGLRGEPLLVGSVAKGTHLTHPDIDVFFLFPPDVPREELEEKGLELGMRVLGGIRRYAEHPYIRGEFGGFEAEVVPCYRITDTAQRMSAVDRTPFHTRFVAERITDAQRAEVRLLKSFLKGIGAYGAEEAVRGFSGYLAELLVLKFESFRAVLEAASRWSGRVELSLDGARGCPDERHSPLLFSDPVDPSRNVASALSLEKFSLFVAASQSYLRRPSMKFFFPRPPVPMTRSELAAMLRRRGTELVGIGLRTPSVVPDIYYSQLRKFERGIAALCEEHGFRLLASSFHEAGGQTVFIFEFEVGRLPRVMVHKGPPVGNPRAPDFIGKWRRSTKRMSAPHIREGLWAVEVRRDHTTAAELIQASIERLSLGRHLSEEVRRGYRLLTGVELLTRELALALTLHFDKRFPWER from the coding sequence ATGCATGGAATCGAGAGAAGGGTTCTCAGGATGGTGACTCCCTCGCCGGAGGAGCAGTCGCGCATTGAGGCGGCTGCCAGGGGCCTCGTCGAGCGCGTCCGGCTCGCAGCCGCGGAGCTCGGGCTGAGGGGCGAGCCGCTACTTGTGGGCTCGGTCGCGAAGGGGACTCATCTGACCCACCCAGACATCGACGTCTTTTTTCTCTTCCCGCCGGATGTCCCGAGGGAGGAGCTCGAGGAGAAGGGCCTGGAGCTCGGCATGAGGGTCCTGGGGGGAATCAGGCGCTACGCGGAGCACCCGTACATCAGGGGCGAATTCGGCGGTTTTGAGGCAGAGGTCGTCCCCTGTTACCGCATCACCGACACCGCCCAGAGGATGAGCGCGGTGGACAGAACTCCCTTCCACACTCGCTTTGTCGCGGAAAGAATCACCGACGCCCAGAGGGCCGAGGTCAGGCTGCTCAAGAGCTTCCTTAAGGGCATTGGGGCCTACGGAGCGGAGGAGGCCGTGCGCGGCTTCTCTGGCTATCTGGCCGAGCTCCTTGTGCTTAAGTTCGAGAGCTTCAGAGCGGTGCTGGAAGCCGCTTCGCGCTGGTCCGGGAGGGTCGAGCTCTCTCTCGATGGGGCCCGCGGATGCCCCGACGAGAGACACTCGCCCCTCCTGTTCTCCGACCCCGTCGACCCTAGCCGGAACGTTGCCTCCGCCCTCTCACTCGAGAAATTTTCCCTGTTCGTCGCGGCCTCACAGAGCTATCTCAGGAGGCCGAGCATGAAGTTCTTCTTCCCCAGACCGCCGGTTCCGATGACCCGGAGTGAGCTGGCGGCGATGCTGCGGAGGAGGGGCACGGAGCTTGTGGGCATTGGGCTCCGAACGCCCAGTGTGGTTCCGGATATATACTACTCCCAGCTCAGGAAGTTTGAAAGGGGGATAGCGGCGCTCTGCGAGGAGCACGGCTTCCGCCTCCTCGCCTCATCCTTCCACGAGGCGGGCGGGCAGACGGTCTTCATTTTCGAATTCGAGGTTGGGAGGCTACCGCGCGTCATGGTCCACAAGGGACCGCCGGTCGGGAACCCCAGAGCTCCTGATTTCATTGGAAAGTGGAGGCGCTCGACGAAGAGGATGAGCGCACCACACATCCGTGAGGGGCTCTGGGCGGTCGAGGTCAGGCGCGATCACACAACGGCCGCGGAACTCATCCAGGCGAGCATCGAGCGCCTGAGTCTCGGCAGGCATCTGAGCGAGGAGGTGAGGAGGGGCTACAGGCTATTGACCGGGGTGGAGCTGCTCACGAGAGAGCTCGCGCTGGCCCTGACTCTCCACTTCGACAAAAGGTTTCCATGGGAGCGATGA
- the thpR gene encoding RNA 2',3'-cyclic phosphodiesterase gives MVFRAFIAVEVGDRPSFRKLAEELASSGADLKLVEPGNLHITLKFLGDTEEASVDGIHEAMKRSVGGVAPFELSFRGTGAFPDMNYIRVVWVGLSGTEPLAEIARRLDEELAPLGMVDRGGFTPHMTLARVKSRRGRERIQEILRARASEDFGSMRVERVKLKKSVLGRAGPVYSDVREVALLG, from the coding sequence ATGGTCTTCAGGGCCTTCATCGCTGTTGAGGTTGGGGACAGGCCTAGCTTCCGGAAGCTCGCCGAGGAGCTCGCCTCTTCCGGGGCTGATCTGAAGCTCGTGGAGCCCGGCAATCTCCACATCACCCTGAAGTTCCTTGGGGACACAGAGGAGGCATCTGTGGATGGTATTCACGAGGCGATGAAGAGGAGCGTCGGGGGCGTGGCGCCCTTCGAGCTCAGTTTCCGGGGGACCGGCGCCTTTCCCGATATGAATTACATCAGGGTCGTCTGGGTCGGCCTGAGTGGAACGGAGCCCCTCGCTGAAATCGCGAGAAGGCTCGACGAGGAGCTCGCCCCGCTGGGTATGGTGGATAGGGGAGGGTTTACGCCTCACATGACCCTGGCTAGGGTTAAGAGTCGGAGGGGCAGGGAGAGAATTCAGGAAATACTGAGGGCGAGGGCGAGCGAGGACTTCGGCTCGATGCGCGTTGAGCGCGTGAAGCTGAAGAAGAGTGTGCTCGGGAGGGCGGGACCGGTCTACTCCGACGTCAGGGAGGTCGCTCTTTTGGGATGA